The sequence CGTTGGCGGTGGCGATCGACTGGAACTGGGTGAGATGCGCCTTGACGTTGGCGAGCGGGATGTCGGGGGCGGCCACCGCTGCCGGTGCCGCGGTGGTCCCGGCCGCCTGGGCGGCGGGTGCGGCGGTGGCGAGCAGGGCGCCGAGAGCGAGCGCGGCGGCGGCCGGAAGGGCCGGGGATCTGCGCAGGGCGAAGCGGTTCAGGCTCATCGAGGGGCTCCGGATTCCGTTCGGGGACTGACGGAACGTGCGGGGGGCTACCCGGCCGTGCCGGCCGGGTACTGGAGCTACTGGTGCGAGATGCGTGACCGATGTTCAGCGAGATGACCGCGCACCGTCAAGAGCGGGAACCGGACATGTACGTTCTATAAACGGACAGCCCTTCGAATATGCCCGTAAGCCCGCAGAATCCCGCACCCGCCGGAGCGCGTGGGACGGCTCTCGGTGGCGGAGGCGGGCGGGGCGGAACCGGGCGGGGTGGCTACGGGCGCAGGGCCCGCAGCAGCAGGTCCGCCAGATGGTCGGCGACCTCCTGGCGGCTCAGCGGGCCGTCCGGGCGGTACCAGGTGGACAGGTGGTGGATGGAGCCGAAGTGGTAGTCGACCACCAGGTCCGCGGGGGTGGCGGTGGAGAACACCCCGCTTCTCTGCCCCTCCTCGATGAGCGCCCGGAAGCGCTCGTGGTAGCGGCGCCGCTCGCCCCGCACCTGCTTGTTCTTCTCCGGGCTCAGATGGTGCATCGAGCGGAAGAAGATCGCGGCGTCGTCGAGGTTGTCGATGGTCGTGACGACCACATCGGCGGCGGCGTCGCGCAGCCGCTGCTCGACCGGCGCGTCGGCGTCCGCGAAGGCGTCCAGCCGCTCCTGCTGGAGCCTCAGCATCCGGGCGTAGACCTCCTGGAGGAGATCCTCCTTGGAGCCGAAGTAGTGGTAGAGCGCCCCCTTGGTGACGCCCGCCGTCTCCACGATCTCCTGGACCGAGGTGCGGTCGTAGCCGCGCTCGGCGAAGAGCCTGGTGGCGGCGGCCAGCAGCCGTTGAGGGACGGGTGTACCGTCCCCGTCCGTCGCCTTGGCCATGTTGCCGCCACCTGCCTTCCGTACTGTGCGTGAACCGGTCTACCGAGGGGAACGCAGTTCCCGCCTGAGGATCTTCCCACTCGCCGTCTTGGGGAGCTCGGCCAGGATCTCCACCTCGCGCGGATACTTGTACGCGGCGAGGCGCTCCTTGCAGTACGCGCTCAGTTCACCGGGGGTGACAGCGGCTCCCGGGCGCAGGCTCACATAGGCCCGGACGCTCTCGCCGCGGTACGCGTCCGGCACCCCCACGACAGCCGCCTCCCGGACCGCCGGGTGGGTGTGGAGCACGTCCTCC is a genomic window of Streptomyces sp. NBC_01237 containing:
- a CDS encoding TetR/AcrR family transcriptional regulator, translating into MAKATDGDGTPVPQRLLAAATRLFAERGYDRTSVQEIVETAGVTKGALYHYFGSKEDLLQEVYARMLRLQQERLDAFADADAPVEQRLRDAAADVVVTTIDNLDDAAIFFRSMHHLSPEKNKQVRGERRRYHERFRALIEEGQRSGVFSTATPADLVVDYHFGSIHHLSTWYRPDGPLSRQEVADHLADLLLRALRP